From the genome of Desulfobaculum xiamenense:
ACGCCGACCCAGACCACGCGCGGCGTTCCCTTTGGGGGAAACGTTCCGCACCCACCAGCACGAAATTCGAAGGCGTCGAAACGTACGCCAGACAGCGCGTGACGCACCTGCGGCACGTGGTCTTCCGCCACGTCGCCCAGAAAGCGCAGCGTCACGTGCCAGTTGCCCGGCCGCGTCCAACTGGTGCGGGAGGAAAGCCGCCCGCGCCACTGCGCCATGCGTTCCAACTGTTTCTGGTAGTCCTCGGGAAGTGGGATGCCAACGAAGGCCCGAATGGTCGTCATGTCGATTCCTCCAGCCGCTGCGGCATGCCGAATCGGTGGTGGGGGAGGCGGGAGAGGAGGCGGCTACCGGCGCGCGGCGATGGCCCATTGTTGCCGATTTTCTTTGGGATGTCTTCCCACGGCGCTCTTTTCCCGGCATGGCGGTCGCGCCGTGGATGCGGATGCCTCGGGCTTCGCAGGCCGTCATGGTCTGCGAAGCCCGAGGTGTGTTTGATGGATAGGGCTACGCGGGGAGAACGGCGGCGAGATACTCGTATCCGGCGTCCACGGCGTATTCGTACGGCATGTCCCAGTGGATGCGCGCACTCATGGCGATGTGCGGCAGCGGGATGAAGGTCGCGGAGCCTTCCAGCAGTGCCTGATAGCAGGGGTCGGCCACCACGAGATCGACGTCCGCCTCGTTCATGAGCGCCGCGATGGTCCGTTCGTCGTCCGTGTCCCGGTCATGGGGACCGCGCTCTGCCAGCAGGCCCACGCGGCCCGGAGACTCCCGGAAGATCGGATCGCTCGGCGTGACGGAGATCACGTCCACGCGGGGAACGCCGAAGTCGTTTCGCAGGCAGTGTTGCAGACCGTAGCCGAGCACAGGTTCGCCGATGACCAGCGCGCGTTTGCATGACGTCGCGCGTTGGGGAGTGGACGCGGGGACGGTCTGCGAGCCGCGCAGCATGGCCAGAAAGGCGTCGCGCGCCGAAAGGCCCACGGGCATGCCCGTCACGTACGGGATGCCGTACTCGGTGAACATGCGCTCGGCGAGGTCCAGACCGCTTGTGGAGACCACGGCGTTGATGGCCGCGCCCGGAGCCTGCCGCACGCCTTCGAGGGGGTCCGTCCGGTCGTGGCGGGGCGCGGAGAATACGCCCACCAGTTCGTGCCCGTCATTCTCGATGGCCTGAAGCAGCGGCTCCAGATGGTTTTCGCGACCCGTGGAGAGGTGGATGGCTCCGAGGACGTTGACGCCCCGTTCCCGCCGGGGGGCGGCCGGATCCATGAACGTGTCGGCCAGCGCGAGGAAGGCCTTGGACGCTCCCTCGGGATAGGGCTCGGAACCGGCGGTGGGGACCATGAAGACCGGCATGCCGGTGCGGGCCTGGATGGTCCGCGCGAAGCCCTTGAGGTCCGTGCCGATGATCTCCGAGATGGGCGTTCCAGAAAGGGCAACGAAGCGGCGATTCAGGCCCTTGGCCGTCTTCACGATGTTGTCGATGAACTTGTCGTCGTTGCCGAGGATGACGTCCATCTCCAGCAGGCCCGCGCCCACGACCGTGGCCGGGCCGCGATACCAGCGCGGCTCGTCCTCGATGTTGATGTGCCATGCTCCCCCGGCCGGACCGTAGATCACCACGAGGCCCTCGAAATCGTAGAGGGCGGAGCTGACTCCGAAGTAGCCGGTGGCGAGGGGCAGAAGGCGATGATATTCCTTCATGTGAAATCCTTGTGTCTTGCGGTGTGCCGTTATCCTCAGATGAGGAAGTTGCGGCCGTAGATCCACTCGTAGTTGCTCACCGGATGCTCCAGCGCCTCGTGGGTCTGTTCGAGCATCCAGAGCGTGGCCTCGTAGCCGTACTTCTGCTCCTGATAGCGCGAGAGGGGAACGTTCGCCGCGTTGACGCAGTAGATGCCAGCGTCCACGCCGTAGGCGAGTTCCACGTCGTCGAAGGATTCGGTCCTGCCGCACAGGGCGGGATGCGAGGCGTTGTAGACCATGATGTCCGGCTTGACCGCGCGCAGTCGCTCCACGAGCTCCCACTCGTAGGGCTTGATGGTGCCGCGGGCGAAGATCGTGTCCACGCTCAGCCCGTTCTGGACCAGAAATAGCGCCAGTTCGAAGGGGCTGCCGTTGATGCTGCATCCCACGGCGGTCTTTTTGCCGCGCAGATCGGCGAGCAGCGGCTCGGCGGCCCGGCGGGCTTCCTGCTCCCGGTCATCGATGGGCAGCGCTCGTCCGATGGCCTCGGAGATCAGACCGTACTGTTCCCTGATGGTTGAGAAGCCGTAGGAGGTGGGCGCGAAGCAACTGGGGATGCCCATTTCCTGCTCCATCTTTCCGCACAGGCCGTTGGCGAGGGGATGCAGGACCACCGAAGCCCGCGCGTGGGCCATGCGGGAGAATTCCGCGAGATCACGGCACAGGGGAATCTGCACCACCGTCTCCATCCCGGCCTCGGTCAGCACCTGATACAGCTCCCCGGATTCGGAAAGCGGCATGAAGGTGCCAAGCAGGTTCACGACGCCGTCGTCGAGGCGGCGCGGCTCGTGCTTCAGGAATTCGAAGAACGAGGTGTAGGCCGAAGTGAAGGGCGATTCCTTGAGACCGATGGTGATGGGGGCCATGGCCCCGAGGATGATCCTCCTACCGGTCTTTTCCTCCAGCCGCCTGATGACGCCGGAGAAGTCGGTGCCCAGAATGTAGTCCGGGCAGCCCACGATGAGGAAGACCACTTTCTCGTCGCGCCGGGCGATGATATCGGCGACGCCTCGTTCCACCTTGTCCAGATGGTTGCCGAGGGTCATGTCCAGTTCGGACAGGCAGAGCATGTGGAAGCGGTCGGTGAAGCCACGGGCGTGGGCCATGAAGGCCGAGTGGCGCAGGCAGGCCGACGGTCCGGCCATGACGGCCACGGACTCGGGCAGCAGCAGGCAGGTTTCGATGACGCCCCATCCGGCAAGATTCGGCCCCACGCCCTCAAGGGGCGCGAAGGGAAAGTCGGGTTTCTTTCGCAGGTGCTCCAGCCTGATCCCCGCGTGATCCAAATCCATATGGTTCTCCTTGTTCGCCGTGCGTTCAGACGGCTTTTCGTTCAGCACCGAAGCCGACGATGGTTTTGGCGAGGTCGAAGAAGCGTTGCGAGGTGGGCAGCGTGCGGTCGCCCTCAACGATGGTCTTTCCTTCCTCTTCGAAGGTGTGGATGGCCCTGTCGCGGGGGATGATGCCGATGACGGACGTTCCCATCTCCTCGGCGAAGTCCGTGACGCGTTCCACTTCGTCGGCCATGTCGCGGCAGTTGAGGATCAGGCCGCCGAGCTGGGCGTAGTTGCGGTCCGCGAAGTTGCGCAGGGCCATGATGATGTTCTTCGCGGCCAGCAGGGCCATCTTCTCGCCAGAGGTGACGATGCACACCTTGTCCGCGAAGCCCTCGCGCATGGGCACGGCGATGCCGCCGCAGACGATGTCGGCGAGGATGTCATAGAGCACGACGTCCGGCTTGTAGGTCTCGTAGGCGCCCATTTCATCCAGAAGTTCGAAGGCGGTGAGCATGCCGCGGCCGAAGCAACCCACGCCGGGGGTGGGGCCGCCCACCTCCATGCAGGCCACGTTGCCGAAGCCCTGTCGGACCACGGCGTCCAGCCGGTCCGGGCGGCCGTTCTCCTGCATGTACTGCAGGATGGGCGGCGGGGGCGTGCCACCCAGAAGATTGATGGTGGAATCGGTCTTGGGATCGCAGCCGAGCTGCATGACCCTATATCCATCAAGTCCCAGCGCGGCCGAGATGCCCGACGTCACCGTGGACTTTCCGATGCCGCCCTTGCCGTAGATCGCAACCTTGATCAAAGCCGTTCTCCTTGCATTTTGAGTGAGTGTCCCTTTCCGTCGGCCACGGTCCGTCCGGCCCGGTGCACCACGCCGCGCGCCTCGTCCACGGAGACGTAGCGCTTGCGGGTGGTGATCTGGAATTCGTACTCGACCTTGTCGGCCTTGCTTTTCCGGAAGGGATTGCAGTTGGGCATGATGACGTTGGCGCCGCCGAGGGTCAGGGCGCGGTACTGTCCGTTGTCCGGGTCCAGCGTGGCCACGGTGTTGGCCGCGGCCATGTGCGTGTTGCCGGTCACGATGCGGGTGAGGGCGAAGACCCGGAGCATGAGTTCCTCGTCGGCGGTGGCCTCGTCCCGAAGCGGCGTCTGCGCGTGGGGGATGAAGGGGCCGATGTTGATCATGTCCGGCTGGAAGCTCTGGAAGAAGAGAATGTCGTCACAGAGGTCTTCGAGCGTCTGTCCCGGCAGGCCCACGATGTTGCCCACGCCGGTCTGGAAGCCCGTTTCCCGCAGTGTCTCGATGGTGCGCAGCCGGTCGTCGAGCTTGAGCCCGGAGCGCATGCGCGAATAGATCTGCGGATTCATGGTCTCGTGCTTCATGAGGTAGCGCTCTGCCCCGGCGGATCGGAGGGCGGCGAGGTCCTCGCGCGAGCGCTCGCCGAGGCTCAGGGTGATCGCCACGTCCGCCTTGTCCAGAATGCGCTCGATGATGGAGCAGAGCATGGCGCAGGTGTAGTGCGGATCCTCGCCCGACTGGAGCACCACGGTGTTTAGCCCGGCCTCGGCCACGGCCAGCGCGGTGTCCACGATCTGGTCTTCGTCCATCCGGAAGCGCTTGCACTGGGTGTTGTTCAGGGCCAGCCCGCAGTAGAGGTCGTTACGCTTGCAGTAGTTCGAGAAGTGGACGACGCCGCGCAGCTGCACCGCGTCCCCCACCTGCGCCCGGCGCACCTGATCGGCCTCGGCGAAGAGCGCCTGCTGATTGGCCTCGTCGCGCAGGGCGTCTAGAATGGTTTCTCGCTTCATGTTCCGGTTTCCTGTTGCAGATGATGTCATTTGGCGCTGACGGTGGTGATGTCGCCGGTGTCGGCGTTTTCGATGACCACCAGACAGGCGTTGCAGGGGTCCAGTTCGTGCACGGTGCGCAGGATTTCCAGCGGACGTTCGGGGCTGGACACCGGAGCGCCGAGAAGCGCCCGCTCCAGCGGGCCGCGTTGGCCCTGCGAATCGCGCGGGGAGAAATTCCACAGCGAGGGGATGAGATAGTCGTGGGCGGCGATGCGGCGCTCCTCCAGCCGGATGGTGTGGGTCAGTGTGCCGCGTGGCACTTCCACCACGCCCGTGCCAACCCCAGAGGACGGCAGGATTGGATCGTCGCACGCACGTGTGCCCTTCACGGCCGGGAGCGATTCCAGCTCGTCCAGCCAGCCCAGGGCGGCCTCGGCCAGAACGGCCGATTCCACGCCACGGGACAAAATCCGCCCGAGGGTGGAGTTGAGGGCCGCCGGGGTAAGACCGCAGGCGTCCATGGTGCGTTGCATCACGCGTTGCACGCCGTCCCGGTTGCTAGCCCACGCGCCCATGATGCGGGACAGGGCCCCCACCTCGCAGGCCTCTTCCCCGTGGCGCGGAACGGGCAGCCACGCGAAGGCACCCGTGTCCAGCCGGAAGAGCGGGCCGGGTTGGGAGGGCGTCAGGCGGTAGCGGTTGCGGTCCGGGAGGCTCCAGCGCGGGTAGTGCTCCTCGTGGACCGGGCCGAGGGCGGGGCCGCTGGTCCAGTGGTCGCTGCCGTCCCGTGCGGCGCTGGGCGGACAGACAAGCCCGCCGGGGAAGAAGGCCCCCGCCTCGGAGCGCGGCCCGTAGTCGTCGCCGCAGAGGAAGATGCTTCCGGCCCCCAGATTCGCGATATGCGCATAGGTCCGGGCCAGCAGTTCCAGATCGGGCAGGAAGGTCCGCGTCACGAAGTCGCGGCACTGGGCGAGCTGCTTGCGCAGTTCGCACCGCACGTCCGCGCAGAGGTCCAGATTTTCGGGCAGTCCGCCCACATGGTAGGCCTTGAATCCGTTCGGTCCGCAGTCCAGGAGCTTCAGGGCGGCGTTGATGGCTCCCTGCGCCGCGAGGGATTCCAATCCGTGCGCCCGAAGTGTCAGATGAAATTCCGGCGCACCCCTGTATTCGGGATGCTCGCGGCTTTCGCCGTCGCGCTTGGCGATGCCCTGCCCGTGGGCGAGGGCCTCCAGCCGCGTCTGCGCCTGACGGTAGTCCTGCGCCCGCAGGGGCGAGCGCGGGGCCAGTCGGGCGCAGTTCGCGGGATCGGCGCGCAGGGCGGCGGAAAGGCTCGCCCAGTCGTCCAGATGGAACTGGTAGACATGGAGCAGATGCTCCTGAACGCACCGCAGGCTCTGGACCAGCCCGCGCACGAGCTGTGCCTCGCGCGATGGTTCCATCCCGGCGAGATTCTCTATGGCCCGCACCGCGGCCAGCGCGTGGCCGTCGTTGCAGAGACAATGCGCTTGCTGGACGAAGC
Proteins encoded in this window:
- a CDS encoding nickel-dependent hydrogenase large subunit; protein product: MMHAYREAAECRAEAPCGYEPREEIVCPGNTFVIRVRLTGGRVVEAWSTGKMMRNMGVILKGELDASGHARFVQQAHCLCNDGHALAAVRAIENLAGMEPSREAQLVRGLVQSLRCVQEHLLHVYQFHLDDWASLSAALRADPANCARLAPRSPLRAQDYRQAQTRLEALAHGQGIAKRDGESREHPEYRGAPEFHLTLRAHGLESLAAQGAINAALKLLDCGPNGFKAYHVGGLPENLDLCADVRCELRKQLAQCRDFVTRTFLPDLELLARTYAHIANLGAGSIFLCGDDYGPRSEAGAFFPGGLVCPPSAARDGSDHWTSGPALGPVHEEHYPRWSLPDRNRYRLTPSQPGPLFRLDTGAFAWLPVPRHGEEACEVGALSRIMGAWASNRDGVQRVMQRTMDACGLTPAALNSTLGRILSRGVESAVLAEAALGWLDELESLPAVKGTRACDDPILPSSGVGTGVVEVPRGTLTHTIRLEERRIAAHDYLIPSLWNFSPRDSQGQRGPLERALLGAPVSSPERPLEILRTVHELDPCNACLVVIENADTGDITTVSAK
- a CDS encoding nitrogenase component 1, with translation MDLDHAGIRLEHLRKKPDFPFAPLEGVGPNLAGWGVIETCLLLPESVAVMAGPSACLRHSAFMAHARGFTDRFHMLCLSELDMTLGNHLDKVERGVADIIARRDEKVVFLIVGCPDYILGTDFSGVIRRLEEKTGRRIILGAMAPITIGLKESPFTSAYTSFFEFLKHEPRRLDDGVVNLLGTFMPLSESGELYQVLTEAGMETVVQIPLCRDLAEFSRMAHARASVVLHPLANGLCGKMEQEMGIPSCFAPTSYGFSTIREQYGLISEAIGRALPIDDREQEARRAAEPLLADLRGKKTAVGCSINGSPFELALFLVQNGLSVDTIFARGTIKPYEWELVERLRAVKPDIMVYNASHPALCGRTESFDDVELAYGVDAGIYCVNAANVPLSRYQEQKYGYEATLWMLEQTHEALEHPVSNYEWIYGRNFLI
- the thpR gene encoding RNA 2',3'-cyclic phosphodiesterase gives rise to the protein MTTIRAFVGIPLPEDYQKQLERMAQWRGRLSSRTSWTRPGNWHVTLRFLGDVAEDHVPQVRHALSGVRFDAFEFRAGGCGTFPPKGTPRVVWVGVAQGGEELAGLARAVEEALTPVGFTPEARGFSPHLTVCRVKDAGRDPWSDMLSEFGKMEWPTVTVDRFVLWRSRLTPGGPRYAALSEYRATSV
- the hydE gene encoding [FeFe] hydrogenase H-cluster radical SAM maturase HydE, translating into MKRETILDALRDEANQQALFAEADQVRRAQVGDAVQLRGVVHFSNYCKRNDLYCGLALNNTQCKRFRMDEDQIVDTALAVAEAGLNTVVLQSGEDPHYTCAMLCSIIERILDKADVAITLSLGERSREDLAALRSAGAERYLMKHETMNPQIYSRMRSGLKLDDRLRTIETLRETGFQTGVGNIVGLPGQTLEDLCDDILFFQSFQPDMINIGPFIPHAQTPLRDEATADEELMLRVFALTRIVTGNTHMAAANTVATLDPDNGQYRALTLGGANVIMPNCNPFRKSKADKVEYEFQITTRKRYVSVDEARGVVHRAGRTVADGKGHSLKMQGERL
- a CDS encoding nitrogenase component 1 — protein: MKEYHRLLPLATGYFGVSSALYDFEGLVVIYGPAGGAWHINIEDEPRWYRGPATVVGAGLLEMDVILGNDDKFIDNIVKTAKGLNRRFVALSGTPISEIIGTDLKGFARTIQARTGMPVFMVPTAGSEPYPEGASKAFLALADTFMDPAAPRRERGVNVLGAIHLSTGRENHLEPLLQAIENDGHELVGVFSAPRHDRTDPLEGVRQAPGAAINAVVSTSGLDLAERMFTEYGIPYVTGMPVGLSARDAFLAMLRGSQTVPASTPQRATSCKRALVIGEPVLGYGLQHCLRNDFGVPRVDVISVTPSDPIFRESPGRVGLLAERGPHDRDTDDERTIAALMNEADVDLVVADPCYQALLEGSATFIPLPHIAMSARIHWDMPYEYAVDAGYEYLAAVLPA
- a CDS encoding nitrogen fixation protein NifH — protein: MIKVAIYGKGGIGKSTVTSGISAALGLDGYRVMQLGCDPKTDSTINLLGGTPPPPILQYMQENGRPDRLDAVVRQGFGNVACMEVGGPTPGVGCFGRGMLTAFELLDEMGAYETYKPDVVLYDILADIVCGGIAVPMREGFADKVCIVTSGEKMALLAAKNIIMALRNFADRNYAQLGGLILNCRDMADEVERVTDFAEEMGTSVIGIIPRDRAIHTFEEEGKTIVEGDRTLPTSQRFFDLAKTIVGFGAERKAV